Below is a genomic region from Flammeovirgaceae bacterium SG7u.111.
TCATTTACTTTCAAACAAACCTACTTTTGGTCCAACTAATAAAAAAAACAATGTTACCGTTTTGGCTTTTAGTGTTACAGATATTCAGTTTTTTGAGATAATTGGAAATAGTACACAGAACGACGTGGGCGGTCTGAAACGACCACGACGTAAATCATCCATCATCAAAAAATCACCCCTCCTTCACCAGCAGCAGCGCATCCATCCTGATTTTAGCATGTTGGATGAGGGAGGAAAGTGTTGCCTTCTCTTCTACGGCAAGTTGGATTTCCTCTGCTCGGATATTTTTGTTTTTATCGTGGAGGGCAATCAGCCTACCAATTTCATGGTCTAGGCTAAGGTTCACTTGTTCCTGCCCTTTGGCTATTTCTTTTTCCCTCAGTTCTTCTGCCAATTGGCTTGCCGCTCTGAGCATATTCGGAAAGATGGTATCTACCAAGGTCTCATTTTCCAGCAAGTCGTCTATCTGTCCGGGTCTCAGTTGTTGTTCCAATAGTTCCACCGGATACTCTTCTGTAACATCCTCTCCGCTATGGTCTATCACTACCCTTAGTGGAGTAGCCGGAAGGAAACGATCCACATCTATATTTTGCCCGCCCGATGTTTCTAACACAAAAAGCGCCTCCAAAAGAATAGAAGAATTTCCCGTTCCTCGAAGCACGGCATAACTAGCCGCTCCAGTTCCCGTGCTCAGTACCATATCCAGCGCCCCGGTTACCATTGGGTGGTCCCAACTAATGAAACTCACATCTTCCCTCGCCAAGGCACGTTTTCGCTCAAAAGTAACCGAAATGCCTTTGTCTGGGATAGAAGGGAACGTGTCCCTATTTGTCCGTGCAGGATGCAGCAGAAATGTTCTGGCAGCGAGGTCTTCCATGTCAATACCAAACTGCTCAAAAACCTTTGTCATGTATTTTTCCAAGCCCATATCAAGGTCTGCTTCGCCAATCTGCTCCACCAATTTTGCCGCTACTTTTGGTCGGAAAGAATTCATTTCGAGTAAGCGATCTCTGCCGCTGGCAAGCATTTCCTTTAGCTTTTGTTGGAAAGCAGCGGTATCGGCAATCAATGCGTCAAGCTTGTTCTCGGCATCGGGCAAATCGTTGGACGATGTAATCTGGGTAAGCCGTTTGCGAAACAGTTGCGCTACTTGGTTTCCGCCCTCCAAGTTTTCCTCAAAGGCATTTAGCCCTTCGTGAAACCATCGCACCAGCACTTCCTGCGGGCTTCCTGCAAGGTAAGGAACATGAATCTGGATATCTTCCGATTGCCCAATCCTGTCCAATCGACCGATTCGCTGCTCTAAAAGCTCTGGGTTCACGGGCAAATCGAACAGCACGAGGTGATGGGCAAATTGGAAGTTCCGCCCTTCACTCCCTATTTCGGAACAAAGGAGAATTTGAGCACCCTCGGGCTCGGCAAACCATGCAGCGTTTCTATCGCGCTGCACAATGGTAAGATCTTCGTGGAAAACACCCACTTTCATGCTGCTTAGCTTCTTTAATGCCTGTTCCAATGCCAGCACTTTCTCTTTGCTTCTGCAAATAAGTACCGCTTTGGCAGGTTTCAGCTTCTTCATCAGCTTTGCCAGCCAGTTCACCCTAGGGTCTTCTTCAAACCAAAGCCGTTGCTTGGCTGAAGTAACTTCAGAAGCTCCACTGTCTTTAGCAAATTCCTTCGATAAACGCTGTACCCAAATCTCCTGCTCTTTGGTAGCTTTTATAGGGATCAGGTGTGCCTTTCGCTTTGGAAATCCGCTCATAGCCGATCGGGTATTTCTGAATACCACCCGCCCTGGACCGTGTTGGTCGAGCAAATCTTCTATGAGGTTATTGGTCAGCTCTTCTCCTCCTTTTGCAAGCGAGGCTATCCGTTCCTTGCCAAATATCGAGGTCAAGAGGTTGGTGTCGGAAGCCAGCAAAGCCTTTCCCGAAGAAAGTTTATCTACAATAGTGGCAATGGCAGTGTAGTCCTGCGATTCATTTTTGAATGCCTCGTAGTCTGCGTAGCGGTCGGGATCCAATAAGCGAAGTCGGGCAAAGTGGCTTTCCACGCCCAGTTGCTCTGGCGTTGCCGTTAGCAACAACAAGCCTTTTGATGCTTTGCTCAACAACTCGACAATGGCATATTCGGGGCTTACCTTGTCCACTGACCATTCCAAATGGTGCGCTTCGTCCACAACCAACATATCCCAACTAGCCGAAAGTGCTTGGCGGGCTCTTTTCTGCGAACTAGCCAAAAACGAAGTGCTGCACAAAATCAGCTGATCGTCCAAGAACGGGTTTCCCTCTGGCGCACTGCCATCGAGCGATGCACAGCGAGCCTCATCGTAAATATGGAACCAGAGGTTGAACCGGCGGAGCATTTCCACAAACCACTGGTGCACCAGCGAGTCGGGCACAAGGATCAAGACCCTTGAAATACGTCCGCTTAGCAGCAAGCGGTGCAAAATCAGGCAAGCTTCTATCGTTTTCCCCAAACCTACTTGGTCGGAAAGCAGCACACGGGGCGCATAACGCGAACTCACCTCATGGGCAATGTATAATTGATGCGGAATCAGGTCGATCCGCCCACCTACAAAACCATTGATGGGAGAGATTCTACGCTGATGGTCGTATTGAAGTGTTTTCCTGCGGAGGGCAAACAATTCGGGCGAATCCACATCCCCGTTGAGCAACCGTTCGTCCACCCCGTGTGTCACCTGCACATCGCCCAGTTCCGCTTCCGAAATGCTTCTCCCCTGCCCAAAATAACGGTGCAACTCCCCGCTCTCGTCCACCTGTTCCACCAGCATCGGGCGGTTTTCCGAATCCACAATGCTGTCCCCAGCCTTGAACACCACCCTACGAAGGGGAGCATTTTCCGCCATGTATTGTCGCATGTCACCTGAGTCGGCAAAAAACACCTTCACACGTCCATCGCCCGTTTCCAATACGATCCCTATGCCTAGCTCAGGCTCGCCCTCACTCGTCCACCGTTGCCCCGGAAAAAAAATATCCATTTATTCTTTCTTGTTTATTGAGGCTTCAAAGTTGGGGAGAAATTCTGGATGGAGGGAAGAAGTCGCAAGTTTTGTTTAGGATGTGCTAATTGTTTGATGTGCTGATTAGGAGATGATAAAATGATTTGGTTATGTGCGATATGCTCTCCGTAGAGTTTTTTCTCTACAGATTGAAAAAATAGTCAATCTCCTGATTGACACCATGAAAGTCAGTAGGGCTACATTTTAACGGAATTTCGCAAATCAGGAGATTTGCCATAAAAAACAACTTCTGAGAGGACGCTTTGCCAACTCTCAGAAGAACAGAGAGCTTCGTGATTACAAATCACGAAGAGCGGAATTTTGTCGGATGATGAGCTGTCTGAAAAAAGGAAAGGCTACAGTTTACTTTTTAGTTAACAAACAGATCGTATAATTCACTCTGAAAACATAAAAAACTCAGGAACTTTGATAGTTCCTAACAAAACTCTTATTATTTTTTTGTTTTTTGCAGATTGTTATATATTTTTGATGAACACCTCAATATATTTAGAAATGCAAAAACAAGTAGATGCAAAAAAAATAAATAATGATTTTAACAAAGAGGATGTCATAAAAAAAAAGAAGTTAAAGAAAAAAAATAGCATAATAAGAAATGGCCTATTTTTAATAATTTGGACTTATATAGCTTTAAGGGTTTTTATTGGAGATTTAGAGATGTTTTATATTCTAAACTATTCGAGAGAAAGTTTTATTCAGCATGCTATTTTGCGAAACTTATTTTTTACTACCATAGTATTTGTTTATTGGAACATTGTTGGCAATAAAAAATTCTGGAAGAATATTGGTCTCTTTTTCCTTTTTCCATTTTACCCTTTCTTATTAAACTCTTTAGTTTTTCTTTATTATGCTACTATTTATTATCCAATAGAAATACTTTTTAGATTAGGTTTTAATTCATTTATATATAGTTATTTAGACTTAATTATAGGTTCAATTATAAATTTCAAAAATAAAGTCATATCAGCAGTTATGTTTACTGCATCAGTTTATTTCATTTATATTGGTAATGAGTACATGTTAATAATTGCCATTGTTTTTCTTTTTTTATTATTGTTTGGTCATCTTAATAACAGGTTTAAAGAGGTATTTACACCCTTTAATATCCTTAGACTACCAATAGATTTAATGCCAAGTTCTGAAGATGAACTAGATGATATTGTCAATAATACCTTTGAAGAAAAAGCAAATAGAAAAGACAAAAAGCGACATACAGATGGTTTGAAGTTCAAACTTGAAGACCATATATTGATGCATGAATTTATCAATATTGTTAATGCAAAAATCAAAAGCATCTTACAACAAAGGACTTATGCTAAATCATTTCTTTGGAAAGCTCTTTTTAGTTTTTTCTATTCTATATTGATTGTTGCAATCATAAACTTTGCACTTTATAAATTTAGTACAGACAATTTTAAACTAGAAACTAATCCTACATTTTTTAATTTTTTTTATTATTCCGTATATAGTGTATTTCCAAATGGTACTGACATCATCGCCCAATCAATTTATGCCAAATCTCTTCAAATCATTGGAGTATTTGTCGGTGTTGTAATACAAATAATAATACTTGCCATATCTTTCACTATTAGTACTGAGAAATACAAAGAAAGCTACTCATTAATAAGTGCTTATTCTGAAAAGTATTCAAATAAGCATAAAGAAAAAATACTCAAAAAATACGGTTTAGATTCAATTTCCTCTGCGATTTTATCTTTAGAAACGGAAGGAAAAGATGTAAAAAATCAACTGAGGATCTTTAAAAAGTTATTTGGCATTAAATGATCCGTCTGGTCTGAGCTTGCGCGCGGATCTTAGCGGCATTGGTTTAAGTTAGCTTAATATGCCTACTACTTTTTCTCCAAAGTAATTCTATTCAAATGCTGTTTGTCTGCCATTTTTCTACTATTTGGTCTCTATCAAATATAACTAAAATCAGAAACACTCTTCAAAAGTTTAGGTGTAGTGTTGGGAAAACAGTATCTGATTGCCTGCATCCGTAGCAATGGCGAAATAGGAAATAGCCCTCCCTCACACCGAAGCTGCCTGCTCCCTAGTCAGCTTTTTCATTACCTGCTGGTTGACTAGTAGGGAAATAATCCCCCCCGAGTGCATAGGTATTGCCAAGGCAAGAAATTCGATCCGGCTGCCTATGCCAAAAGCGGCAACGGCAAAGTCCCCATAGCTGGCAAGCAACCCGGTGATGACCCTCTATCATAGGATTTTTAATCCGACTAATTGTTACCTCTACTATGTTCAAATTAAAAATTTTACGATCCGCTCTTCGCAATTTGTAATTGCGAAGAGCGGATCGTTACTTTTCACTGATATCATATGAACGCAGAAACCGAGTATCGGTGTTAATTTTCAGGATTCATCTCTCCCTATTTTTTTTAACCCTATACCCTCGTTATATTCGGTTGCAAATGCTACGATAGGGTTTTGAGATCGCTAACCCCGAAAAATAGCGTGACAGTCAAAAAGAAGACATATAAGGTATGCACCAAGGAGTTGGGTTACTAATCGGAAATAAAGAACGGGAACTGTTTTTTATACAAAAAAAGGATGCAGGATATCAGTTACCTAAATGGGTAGGTGCGTATGCATTTTGGGGTGGTAAAATCGAAGAGAATGATCCTTCCCCTTTTGATGCCTTATTGAGGGAATTGAGCGAGGAAATTGTTGTTGACTTGGACAAAAATAAAATACAGTTTGTCAACCAGTTTTTAGTGCAAAGTGACAAGGAATATTCCTTTCATTTATATGAATTATTGCTTACCGATGAAGAACTAACATCCCTAAGCACGGCTACCATTCTTGAAGGAGAGTGCGAGTTGGTCTCCAAAAAGAACTTACTTCAAAAACCTTGGATATGGGGACTCGAAAAGGTGATAGATGCATACTTCAGCACACATGTTTGACATGTTGCTCACCTGCAAGTATTATCACCACTATATTTAATTTCCTTTTCTCCTCATTTTTGCAAACCCATGGCAGTATTAATGTAAAACCTGTCAACTTTTCTTAGGACGCATCAACATTGCTAAAAATCAGTGGTGGATCAAGGCTTTTTGCCCTTACATCAAGACATATTGCTGGTACAATATGAAATATTTATCTTACAGAAAACTTATTGGCGGTACAATAGGACTTATCAATGGTGTTTTACAGGGGTTAAAACAGCTATGGTGTACCATCCCATTAAAAACAGGACTATAACTGGTGGTTTTTTCTATAATACTTCTCCTTACATCAAAATAGAATCCTGATCTGATTGGAAGGTATTTTATTGGATTCGTTAATGAAACAATAACATCCTTGCCATTGGTCATTAGTCTAATTTTTGAGAAATGCTGAATTTCAGCTATTTAATCTATTGACTTCAAAGCTAATTGCAAGATAGAATCCTTTCCGAGTTGTATAATTTCTTCTACTTCCTTATTCATTTTAATATCTTGAGAATAGCAAGTGGTGCAGCTTAATAGTAAATAAAACGGGACGAACTTATGGGTTGAGTTCTTCTTTTTGTGTTATGAAGAAAAAAGCACGGAATAAATGTATGGATAATTTTGTTTGGAGGAGTGAATTTGCCTTTATGCTTTAGTTTCCATCCGCTGAGGAGTGGCATATATTTCTATAACAACTCTGGGTGCAGGACTAAAAATACTTAGGGATTAGAGAACGGCAAATGAAACAATTGCATGGCTTGCCTTGTTGATCAAACAACACGAACCTCGATCTTCTGATGTACCTGTCAGATGGAGGATCCTACCACCACCTTCCTTATAGTGACCATCGCACCTTTTTTATATTTTGGGCATACGTGCTGCCTTGCGTTACATTTACAACTGAGCTATGACCGAACTTATAGAATCCTTTTTTACAGATGCGTTCTATTCCGTCTTTGGACAGATCATTTTGCTGATAGTACTGGTCTTGTTAATCAATAAAATCATCAAGTTTTTCTTGAATAGGTTTATTGATAAGATGGCGAATACCAGTAGCAAGACTAAGATGAAGTTTGTAGGGAATACGGTAGATTTCCTTACATTTTCTGTCTTGATCATTGGGGTGATTTATTCTATTCCCAGCTTGCGATCCTTGGCAGTAGGCTTATTTGCTGGAGCCAGTATCTTTGCTGCCTTTTTGGGCTTTGCTTCCCAAAAAGCTTTCTCCGATGTAATCAGCGGCGTGTTTATCATTATTTTTAAACCCTTTAGGGTAGATGACATCGTGAAGATTAACGGTGAGATAGGGGCAGTGGAAGACATCACCCTGCGCCATACGGTAATAAAAGGACTGGAAAACAAACGGCATATTTACCCGAACTCATGGATCACCTCCGAGCCCATTATCAACTGGACTATTGTAGACCCTCGGGTAAACAAGTTTATGTTTATTAGCATCAGTTACGATTCGGACATTGCCACGGCTGAGCGGATAATCATAGAAGAAGTAATGAAGCATCCGAGTTTGCTGGACTTCAGGAACAAGCAAGAGAAAGCCGAGGGAGTTCCTTTGGTGAAGGTGGAAGTCTTGAGCTTCGATAATTTTGTGATCAACTTTCGTGTACCCCTGTGGGCGAAAGATTTGCCAGATGGGATGGGGATGATGTTTGATGTGCAGCGCGCCATCCAAGAGCGGTTCAAAGAGGAAAGCAGCGTGGAACTCGCCAAGCCTTCACAAAAAGTCTACCTTACGGAAGATAAGTAAGTGGTTGATTGATACAGTTGGCTGAACAGACCCTTCACCCCAGAAACATCACTAAAAATCAGTGGTGAATCAAGGCTTTTTGCCAGTTACCAACGACATATTTCTCGGGATATAGGATTTATCGATGGGGAAATATGAAAAATCAGTGGTTCCCAAAGACTTATTTCCCGGGAGATATGACTTATCAATGGGGAAATAAGACTTATCAAAGGTAAACAAACACTTGTTTTCAATAATTAGCCTCTTTTTTAAGGTGATTTTCTTTATTTCTGAAGCGTATAGCCAATAATTTGCCAAGTTGGGTGTCTCTTTCTACCTTTTAGTAGATTTGCTTTCTCACAAATAATCTTTATACTTGTCACATCAAACAGAAATGCTTGAACAAAAACAAATACAACCTATTAGTTTATAAATCACTGGTAATCACACAGGTTTTGTTTTTTAGATAGCACTAGTGCTTAACAGATACTAAAAATGAATCAATTTTCCTTTATGTGCTGCCCATCATCTGCTGCTTGCAACATTACTTGTTGTATGCGCTGCTGTTGTGGTAGGTAAAAGGAAATTTAAGATAATAACTCGGCGCAATGCTGAAATCAAAGCCTTTTCTACCTCAGAAAAGGCTTTTTTGTTTTCTTTCTGTTCCACTCCAAACCCCTTTTTTCCATGTTCCATTATTGTTGTTGTAAGTAAACCTTTGCTCTAGAAGCAAACCTGTGAAGAACTAGGAGTTCTTCCAAAGCTAGAAGCTATGAATGTTGTTTGGTTTTTCGTAAATTGAAAAGCAACAACACATGCTTCTGAACCAATTCATTTCACAGCAACTCCTGCGAGAAATCTGCCAGGGGATGTTGGACGTATTCACCTAAAAATCTAAAACCTAATATGACCAATTCAACCGAGACCAAGAAAGAAGTTGTGATCTTGTTTGCCGGAGATTCTGGCGATGGGATTCAGCTCACCGGAGGGCAATTCAGCGAAACCACTGGGCTATATGGCAACGACATTAGCACCTTCCCAAGTTTCCCCGCCGAAATCCGAGCACCTCGGGGCACGCTAGCGGGCGTATCTGGCTTTCAGCTAAAGTTTGGAAGTGTGGAGATTTTCACCCCAGGCGATAAATATGACGTGTTGGTAGCGATGAACGCCGCTGCTCTCAAAGTCAATTTGGAAAACCTGAAAACAGGCGGGCTTATCATAGCCAACACCGACGGCTTCGACAAAAAGAACCTCACCTTGGCAAAGTATGTGGATGGGGAAAATCCCTTGGAAAACCATTCGCTCGATCAATACACGGTGCATAAAATAGACGTGACCAAGCTGACCCGCAATGCACTGAAAGGTTCGGGCTTGGGCATAAAAGAGACCGACCGAAGTAAAAATATGTTTGTGTTGGGCTACATCTATTGGATGTATAACAGAGCATTGGACAATACCATCGCTTTCATTAACGAGAAGTTCAAAAAGAATGAACAGCTGCGAGATGCGAATATAAAAGTACTGAAAACGGGCTATCATTTTGGAGATACGAGCGAGGCGTTTACCTCCCGCTTCCAAGTAGAGCCGGCTCCTATGCCCAAAGGGGTTTATCGGAACATAAAAGGAAATGAGGCGACTGCTATCGGGTTGATAGCTGGGGCAAAGAAAGCAGGGCTAAACCTGTTTTATGGAAGTTATCCCATCACCCCGGCTTCCGATGTGCTACATTTTCTTTCCAAGTACAAAAACTTCCATGTGAAGACCTTTCAAGCCGAAGACGAAATAGCAGCTATCTGCTCAGCCATTGGTGCATCGTACGGAGGCGCATTGGGCGTAACGGCTTCTTCTGGACCGGGAATAGCTCTCAAAGGGGAAGCCATTGGTCTGGCGACTATCTTGGAACTGCCTTTGGTGATCTGCAATGTGCAGCGAGGCGGCCCTTCTACGGGCTTGCCTACCAAAACTGAGCAGGCAGATTTGTTCCAAGCCGTTTACGGAAGAAATGGGGAAGCGCCTATTCCTGTATTGGCAGCCTCGTCTCCTTCCGATTGCTTCGAGGTAGCTTTTGAGGCTTGCCGAATTGCGGTAGAGCACATGACCCCCGTTTTCATCCTTACCGATGGGTACATTGCCAACGGGGCTGAGCCTTGGAGGTTCCCAACTTCTAAGGACTTGAAAGCCATTGATCCAAAAATGGTAACAGATAAGAGCAAAGATGCTGAGGGAAAATACTTGCCTTATAAGCGGGACGAAAAACTGGTGAGAGAATGGGCTATTCCGGGCATGAAAGGCTTTGAACACAGGATTGGGGGCTTGGAAAAAGAGCACGAAACGGGAAATGTTTCCTACGATCCTGCCAATCACGAGTTCATGATCAAACTTCGGGCAGAGAAGGTGAAAAAGATGGCGGAATATTTCCCCGAACAGCAAATAGCCATTGGCGAAAGCCAAGGAGATGTATTGGTGCTGGGCTGGGGTTCTACCTTCGGGGCTATCCAAACGGCAGTGCGGGAGTTGCGGATGGAAGGCTATTCCGTTTCCCATGCCCACTTGCGGCACGTGTTCCCTTTCCCCAAAAACTTAGGCAACATCTTGTCCCGCTTCAAAAAAGTGATTATCCCAGAAATGAACTTGGGGCAGCTCCGCCAGATGATCCGTGGGGAGTATTTAGTAGATGCGAAAGGGGTGCAAAAAGTAAAGGGCTTGCCTTTCACCGTAGATGAGATCAAAGATGCCGTGAAGGCGGAAAGCTCGCTGGAAGCAGAGGTGCATTAAAGCACGAGTCATTCCGTGCTTGACACAGAATCTCCCACCGAAAAGCAAGTAAAGCTACCTTTCTAGTTTTAGGCAGGAGGTCCCACATCTTCGCTACGCTTCGTGCGGGGTGACACTGGTATTTAACAAAATTTACTACAAAACATCAAAAAAAATGACACAAAATATAGATCATAAATTAACACCGAAAGACTTTGCCACCGACCAAGACATCCGTTGGTGCCCCGGTTGCGGCGATTATTCTATCTTGAAGCAAGTGCAGACCATTATGCCCGAAATTGGTGTGCCCAAAGAAGACATCGTGTTTATCTCGGGGATTGGCTGTTCTTCCCGCTTTCCCTATTACATGAACACCTACGGGGTGCATAGCATCCACGGGCGTGCGCCTGCCATTGCCAGTGGGCTAAAAGCCGTGAACCCTGACCTGAGCGTCTGGGTGATTACTGGCGACGGGGACTCGCTTTCCATTGGGGGAAACCACCTTATCCATATGCTGAGGAGGAACTTTGATATGAATGTCCTGCTCTTCAACAACGAGATTTATGGGCTTACCAAAGGGCAATACTCTCCAACGTCGCCCGAAGGGAGCATTTCAAAATCTACGCCAATGGGCTCGGTAGACCATCCGTTCAATCCTTTGGCACTTTGCATGGGAGCGGAGGGGACATTTTTGGCAAGAACGCTAGACAGAGACCCGAAACATATGCGGGCAGTGCTTTCCGAAGCCCATCTGCACAAGGGGACTTCTATGGTGGAGATTTACCAGAACTGTAATGTCTTCAACGATGGAGCATTTTTCCCTTTTACAGAGAAAGACTCGAAGCCAGATAATGTGATTTTCTTGGAACAAGGAGAGCCGCTGGTGTTTGGCAGTGAGCGTAACAGGGGGATCAAGCTCGATGGCTTCAAGCCCGTAGTGGTCAATTTGGACGAAGGAGTTTCCAAGGAC
It encodes:
- a CDS encoding 2-oxoacid:ferredoxin oxidoreductase subunit beta; protein product: MTQNIDHKLTPKDFATDQDIRWCPGCGDYSILKQVQTIMPEIGVPKEDIVFISGIGCSSRFPYYMNTYGVHSIHGRAPAIASGLKAVNPDLSVWVITGDGDSLSIGGNHLIHMLRRNFDMNVLLFNNEIYGLTKGQYSPTSPEGSISKSTPMGSVDHPFNPLALCMGAEGTFLARTLDRDPKHMRAVLSEAHLHKGTSMVEIYQNCNVFNDGAFFPFTEKDSKPDNVIFLEQGEPLVFGSERNRGIKLDGFKPVVVNLDEGVSKDELWVHDKTDKVKASMLTQLLDDPREEGALPRAFGVIYAEERFNYEDVFNHQIDKAVETNGEGDLDALLAGPSIWEIA
- a CDS encoding NUDIX domain-containing protein, with translation MHQGVGLLIGNKERELFFIQKKDAGYQLPKWVGAYAFWGGKIEENDPSPFDALLRELSEEIVVDLDKNKIQFVNQFLVQSDKEYSFHLYELLLTDEELTSLSTATILEGECELVSKKNLLQKPWIWGLEKVIDAYFSTHV
- a CDS encoding mechanosensitive ion channel, producing the protein MTELIESFFTDAFYSVFGQIILLIVLVLLINKIIKFFLNRFIDKMANTSSKTKMKFVGNTVDFLTFSVLIIGVIYSIPSLRSLAVGLFAGASIFAAFLGFASQKAFSDVISGVFIIIFKPFRVDDIVKINGEIGAVEDITLRHTVIKGLENKRHIYPNSWITSEPIINWTIVDPRVNKFMFISISYDSDIATAERIIIEEVMKHPSLLDFRNKQEKAEGVPLVKVEVLSFDNFVINFRVPLWAKDLPDGMGMMFDVQRAIQERFKEESSVELAKPSQKVYLTEDK
- the rapA gene encoding RNA polymerase-associated protein RapA; the protein is MDIFFPGQRWTSEGEPELGIGIVLETGDGRVKVFFADSGDMRQYMAENAPLRRVVFKAGDSIVDSENRPMLVEQVDESGELHRYFGQGRSISEAELGDVQVTHGVDERLLNGDVDSPELFALRRKTLQYDHQRRISPINGFVGGRIDLIPHQLYIAHEVSSRYAPRVLLSDQVGLGKTIEACLILHRLLLSGRISRVLILVPDSLVHQWFVEMLRRFNLWFHIYDEARCASLDGSAPEGNPFLDDQLILCSTSFLASSQKRARQALSASWDMLVVDEAHHLEWSVDKVSPEYAIVELLSKASKGLLLLTATPEQLGVESHFARLRLLDPDRYADYEAFKNESQDYTAIATIVDKLSSGKALLASDTNLLTSIFGKERIASLAKGGEELTNNLIEDLLDQHGPGRVVFRNTRSAMSGFPKRKAHLIPIKATKEQEIWVQRLSKEFAKDSGASEVTSAKQRLWFEEDPRVNWLAKLMKKLKPAKAVLICRSKEKVLALEQALKKLSSMKVGVFHEDLTIVQRDRNAAWFAEPEGAQILLCSEIGSEGRNFQFAHHLVLFDLPVNPELLEQRIGRLDRIGQSEDIQIHVPYLAGSPQEVLVRWFHEGLNAFEENLEGGNQVAQLFRKRLTQITSSNDLPDAENKLDALIADTAAFQQKLKEMLASGRDRLLEMNSFRPKVAAKLVEQIGEADLDMGLEKYMTKVFEQFGIDMEDLAARTFLLHPARTNRDTFPSIPDKGISVTFERKRALAREDVSFISWDHPMVTGALDMVLSTGTGAASYAVLRGTGNSSILLEALFVLETSGGQNIDVDRFLPATPLRVVIDHSGEDVTEEYPVELLEQQLRPGQIDDLLENETLVDTIFPNMLRAASQLAEELREKEIAKGQEQVNLSLDHEIGRLIALHDKNKNIRAEEIQLAVEEKATLSSLIQHAKIRMDALLLVKEG
- a CDS encoding 2-oxoacid:acceptor oxidoreductase subunit alpha is translated as MTNSTETKKEVVILFAGDSGDGIQLTGGQFSETTGLYGNDISTFPSFPAEIRAPRGTLAGVSGFQLKFGSVEIFTPGDKYDVLVAMNAAALKVNLENLKTGGLIIANTDGFDKKNLTLAKYVDGENPLENHSLDQYTVHKIDVTKLTRNALKGSGLGIKETDRSKNMFVLGYIYWMYNRALDNTIAFINEKFKKNEQLRDANIKVLKTGYHFGDTSEAFTSRFQVEPAPMPKGVYRNIKGNEATAIGLIAGAKKAGLNLFYGSYPITPASDVLHFLSKYKNFHVKTFQAEDEIAAICSAIGASYGGALGVTASSGPGIALKGEAIGLATILELPLVICNVQRGGPSTGLPTKTEQADLFQAVYGRNGEAPIPVLAASSPSDCFEVAFEACRIAVEHMTPVFILTDGYIANGAEPWRFPTSKDLKAIDPKMVTDKSKDAEGKYLPYKRDEKLVREWAIPGMKGFEHRIGGLEKEHETGNVSYDPANHEFMIKLRAEKVKKMAEYFPEQQIAIGESQGDVLVLGWGSTFGAIQTAVRELRMEGYSVSHAHLRHVFPFPKNLGNILSRFKKVIIPEMNLGQLRQMIRGEYLVDAKGVQKVKGLPFTVDEIKDAVKAESSLEAEVH